The proteins below come from a single Caldilineales bacterium genomic window:
- a CDS encoding site-specific DNA-methyltransferase: MQKIQTPRSQLFEQSGNSLDTVLLGDAWELSSAIPSESANCIITSPPYFGHREYAETEEIGKFEFGREDDPKEYVDKLVALFLEMRRILAPRGSIWLNLGDTYRDEQLLGIPWRVALGLQEQGWILRSEVIWNKPNAMPSSVKNRPTLSHEHVFLFVKARDYYYNADAIREPHVTFSENSRMTGGRGHFGKKDGTPENGKNKGNPNLHNGRWDQAFHPLGRNKRTVWEIPLSKFRDTHFAVFPEELVKTCILASTSEGDLVFDPFMGSGTTGVVAKRLGRHFLGIELVPRYVEMALKRLSETIYQPSLFSDTPVEAHLPRP; encoded by the coding sequence GTGCAAAAAATACAGACTCCACGTTCTCAATTGTTCGAACAATCGGGTAATAGCCTCGATACTGTTTTGCTTGGCGATGCCTGGGAGCTGTCATCAGCCATCCCAAGCGAATCGGCAAACTGCATTATCACCAGTCCACCCTATTTCGGCCACCGTGAATACGCTGAAACCGAGGAAATCGGGAAGTTCGAGTTCGGGCGCGAAGATGACCCAAAAGAATATGTGGATAAGTTGGTCGCCCTATTCCTTGAGATGCGGCGAATTCTTGCGCCAAGAGGTAGCATCTGGCTTAACCTCGGCGATACCTATCGCGATGAACAGCTTTTGGGAATACCCTGGCGCGTTGCCCTGGGTCTTCAGGAACAAGGCTGGATTTTGCGCAGCGAAGTAATCTGGAATAAGCCCAATGCCATGCCTTCGTCAGTCAAGAACAGACCGACCCTGTCCCACGAACATGTTTTCCTGTTTGTCAAGGCAAGGGACTATTACTACAATGCCGATGCCATTCGTGAACCACATGTTACTTTTTCTGAGAACTCGAGAATGACGGGTGGGCGAGGGCATTTTGGCAAAAAGGATGGGACGCCGGAAAATGGCAAGAATAAGGGCAACCCTAATTTGCACAACGGGCGGTGGGATCAAGCCTTTCATCCATTAGGAAGAAACAAACGAACGGTCTGGGAAATCCCCCTTAGCAAGTTTCGTGACACACACTTTGCCGTATTTCCAGAAGAATTGGTGAAGACCTGCATTCTCGCCAGCACTTCAGAAGGTGATCTGGTTTTCGATCCATTTATGGGTTCAGGTACGACTGGGGTCGTGGCGAAACGACTTGGGAGGCATTTCTTGGGCATCGAATTGGTGCCAAGATATGTTGAAATGGCGCTGAAAAGACTCAGCGAGACGATCTATCAACCTAGTTTGTTTTCAGACACCCCCGTAGAGGCGCATCTCCCGCGCCCCTAA